In Trichomycterus rosablanca isolate fTriRos1 chromosome 4, fTriRos1.hap1, whole genome shotgun sequence, one DNA window encodes the following:
- the prtfdc1b gene encoding phosphoribosyltransferase domain-containing protein 1b, with product MAQRPGAGVLNDQSMEHVQVIEAENLAVLTGKNVLIVEAIVGTGRTLRMLLSHVQAFKPKLIKVVGLLVKRVPNQAVCLPDYVGFEIPNQFVVGYALDYNEYFRDLNHICVISEEGKQKYKV from the exons ATGGCACAGCGACCCGGTGCAGGAGTTCTG AATGACCAGTCGATGGAACACGTCCAGGTGATCGAGGCTGAGAATCTGGCCGTGCTTACCGGGAAG AACGTCCTGATTGTGGAG gccATAGTGGGCACTGGGAGGACCCTGAGGATGCTACTCTCCCACGTCCAGGCTTTCAAACCCAAACTTATCAAAGTGGTAGG CTTGCTGGTGAAGCGAGTCCCTAATCAAGCCGTCTGTCTCCCAGACT ACGTTGGCTTTGAGATCCCTAATCAATTTGTGGTGGGCTACGCCCTGGACTACAACGAATATTTCAGAGATCTAAAC CACATCTGTGTGATCAGTGAGGAGGGGAAACAAAAATACAAGGTTTGA